Below is a genomic region from Zea mays cultivar B73 chromosome 9, Zm-B73-REFERENCE-NAM-5.0, whole genome shotgun sequence.
TTAGCAAATAATCTGTCAGATGCCTTTACTGATATAAGAGGAGTGTCGAAGTCGCATATTCCTGCGGCAAATGCACCGGAGAGAGTGGAGATACCTCTGCAGGGTATGGACTCTACTCGTACTCCCCATCCtaggaaaagggggagaaaaccaGATGATTCAATATCAGCTAAGCGGGGACGCCTGCACCAGCAAGTTACTGAAGAAAATGCAACACACTTCCTTTCAGATGTTCCAGCAGTAACACACCTTGAAGGTGAACGTCCTAGTGCAAATGTGCGCACAAATAAAAGCACAAGGACTTCGGAGCAACCGGTTTCAAATAACTTGGGAAATCACAAAGAACCGGATGATTCAGTTGAAGAAATTGCCATAAACTATGTTGAGACGGGAGAGTTATATAACCGAAAGACTACAATTGTCGACACTGATTTCGTCTCTATGATCGCTGTTGTGATTGCTGAGGATCCTGAACCAAAGTCCATGACAGAGTGCCAGAAGCGCTCAGATTGGGTCCAATGGAAAGAAGCATTAGAGACGGAATTGCTCTCGCTTTCAAAGAGGCAAGTATTTGGGCCTGTCGCCCGCACGCCCCCCCAATGTTACCCCAGTCGGGTTCAAATGGGTGTTCGTCCGAAAGAGGGATGCgaacaatgaggtggtgagatACAAAGCGAGACTTGTAGCACAAGGGTTCACGCAGAGACCCGACATCGATTACGATGAAACTTACTCCCCGGTAATGAGTGGCACAACGTTCCGATATTTGATATCACTGGCAGCAGGTTTAAACTTAAAAATGCAGATGATGGACGTAGTGACCGCATACTTGTATGGGTCATTGGATTCGGAAATCTATATGAAGGTCCCGGATGGGCTGAGAGTTCCGGATGCCAAGTCAAATCGCAACATGTACAGCGTTAGGTTGCAGAGGGCGCTGTATGGGCTTAAACAATCTGGGCGGATGTGGTACAATCGGCTCAGCGAATTCCTCCTGAAGAAGGGATACGTAAATAATCCAGATTCTCCTTGCGTATTCATTAGAAAATCCCAGAAGGGTTTTTGCATAGTTTCGGTCTATGTTGATGACTTGAATATCATTGGATATGCTGAGGATATTGAGGAGGCCAACGCCTACCTCAAGACAGAGTTTGAAATGAAAGACTTGGGAGAAACCAAGTTTTGCTTGGGCCTGCAGATCGAGCATCTCCCAGAAGGAATATTTGTACACCAGTCGACCTATTGTAAAAAGGTCCTTGAGAGATTTCATATGATTAAAGCTCACCCTTTAAAGACCCCGATGGTCGTGAGATCCCTTGAAATGGATACCGACCCATTTAGACCAAAGAGTGATGATGAGAAATCATTGGGACCTGAAGTTCCTTACCTTAGCGCTATTGGAGCACTGATGTACCTTGCGAATTGCACCAGGTCTGATATTGCATTCGCGGTAAATCTACTACTAGATACAGTGCAGACCCAACCAGAAGACATTGGGTAGGTGTTAAGACTATACTTAGATACCTCAAAGGCACTCAAGATCTTGGCCTGTTTTTTTCTGAAGAATCAGGATCAGACTATGGTGGGCTATGCTGATGCTGTATATCAGTCAGATCCCCATAATGGTATATCTCAGACTGGCTTTGTATTTCTATGTGGTGGCACTGCTGTATCCTGGAGATCGTGCAAACAGATATTAGTAACGACGTCTACTAACCACTCAGAAATAATCTCACTATATGAAGCCGCACGAGAATGTGCTTGGCTACGACGGATGACTAACTACATCCAGAAGTCATGTGGTTATAACACCGCAAATACCCCCaccattatctatgaagataatgctGCATGTGTTGCACAAATGGAAACGGGCTATATTAAGAGCAATATGACTAAGCATATCTGTCCTAAGTATTTTTATCCTCATGAACTCCAGAACAAGGGTGAGATAAAAATCCTGCAAGtcaagtcttgtgataatctggCTAATTTATTCACTAAATCCTTACCTGCAGTCACATTCAGAAAATGTGTACGAGGTATAGGGATGAGGCATTTGAGAGACCTGCAGGGTTCAGGGGGAGATCAcctctgaatttcagcccttacAATTCGACCTGAAGATCGTATATTATACACCTTGAAGGTTATAGTTGTCCTGAAGACACCCGTTGTACTCTTTTTCTCATTGTGAGTTTTCCTGAAGTTTCTCACAgatggtttttaacgaggcaacaagtgCAATACATCGAGTGGCATTATGCTTTCTTTCCCcattttttcccactgggtttttcggagttttgATGAGACATAAGTCGtcacggtattcgcccaaggaggagtgttgagaaaccataaaagaggtttAATGGGCTAATACCGAAACTGCCCTTAGGGGGTACACAAGTTATATATATATGTACCCATACCCATCATAATAAAGATAGACAGAAAGAGCTTACatccactgtgtctcttgttccTCTCTGTGTTGGGTTGCTGGGAAGGGAGCGGGCTTCTACAACTTCTCACGTCCCTATTGCTGTTGGGAGGGTTCGGAGTCCGGATCGGGGATCTGCGACAACTATGTTGTTTAACAATAGTATCCCATTTTTGTTCAAATGGGACGTGGTTTCCAAAATCGGGGGATGAATTGGACTAGTCAAAAGTCCGGTTGTGTAGTGCGCAGCAATTGCTGGTTTTTTTATTCCTTAGTGGGTGtttggttttagagactaatttttagtccctccaatttattccactttagtcactaaattgtcaaatatggaaactaaaatagagttatagtttccatattttgcaatttatatactaaagtggaataaaatggagggactaaaaattagtccctagtaaccaaacactaccttagctGCAATGTAGTCTACAGGAAAGATCTAAGAAAATACACTGACGAACGTACATACTCATGTCTTCACTAATGTATCAAATGCAACAGAagcaaaagaaaaataaaagtaCACACCTCttcgagagggagggagagagcagTAGGACTGTAGGCAGGAGTACACTCTGGAGTAGAACTCTACTAGCTCCAGCTTTAATAGCCCAGGTCACCCTTCATCTGGGCCTGAAATTCGTTACGGCCCAGTGTTTTAGAGGAGTGGCGCACCCGGCCCAGCTGACGACGCCTTGGGCCGCGAGCCTAGTGCGCGGCGTAGGTCTCCAACGACGAGTAGTGGCGGAAGACGTTGCGCGCGGAGGCGGCCGAGAGGACGGCGGTGCCGACGGCGGCCAGCATCCCGAGCACGAGGCTGCCGGCGACCTGCTCGCAGAAGCGCGTGTAGATGTTGCAGAGCTTGGTCCACTGCACCGCGTGCGCGCCGTCCAGCGCGACCACGCACGCCTGCGCCGCCGCCACCGTCGTCGCGAACGTCGTGTACGCGCACGCCTGCGGCCACAGAGTTAACTTGCGTGTACAAGAGGCCACCGTGCTCGCGGTCGCGGCACAGCGGAAACATATATGAGTAGAGTACGGAGGACGGCGCTATTTATGGTGAGTTGTTGTTTTTTTTTGTTGTTGACTTGCTGTAGCTGTGTGTCCTTGTGGTTTAGTAGCCGTGCGTGCTGTTTGAGTGCTGATTTTTCGCCGGTTCATGACGGGTCCTTCTCCAGCGACCGTGTGTAAACTCGAGGTGTTTCTGTTTCCTATGGCTTCATTCCTATTGCCTTGAGCAGTCAGTGCGCTGTGTCTTAAACAAACGGGTAATTCGCTGGAGCATCGGAGCCACTGAACTAGCTGGTATGGACCTCGAgttttattctattttattttTCATATGTTAATTCGTAGTAGTAGTGGTAGTTGAAACGGATGCTGAAGAGGTTGCATTATAGACAACCACATACAGCAAGCAAAGCCGCTTCTTATTAATGGGCGCGCGGATGGCCAATCTTGGTGTGCTTAATGAGACCACAGTGATGCAGATGAGAGGTGCAGCAAACGCTCTCTTAAATTTCAATCATGTATGGCGAACAACCCATTTCTGTAGGGATGAACACCtttgtttattttattttattttattttttaaaaaatcaTTGTACGTAGAAGGAGGACTGATGAGCGCTTTGTATATACAATTATACAAATAACATTTCAATGCAGCTGCATGTATGGGGGCCTGACAAGTGTACGTTGGAGCAGAGTACAGTGTAGTGTCATGCATGCTGCCGTGTGCTATAGGTAACACAGCTGTCGGATGAAAGGTGCTAGTCACTAATTCCAAAATGAACCAGTCCTTCCTCGCAAGGATAAATTAACTTTCAATCTTATCTCAGGTTAAATCATTTTAGGCTCCACCAAATCTATAAAAAACAGTAAGATTCATGGCACTTAATTAATATACACAGTCCACAGATACATCGTAGACTATATTTTCATGATATGATGCTCATTTAGTGTATTTATATTTTTTCTAGGAATTTAATcatttaaaaaaataaaaacaagtGATTTAAGGTAGCTCAAGGAATTTAATTGTTTAGAAACAGTGTGAATGTTATATAACTACGGGATGTTCTTTTCAGAGCATATTCAAGTAACTGACTAAAAGCAGAACAGTACTCTGATGCTACTATGTGTCTAACGAGAGACGACATCGACACAACAACGTACGAATGAATGCCCAGGCTTGTGAAGCAAAGGGTTGGCTACTCGACTGTAGCCTAGTGCTGGATATCGAGTCAGCCAGACTCAGCTCGTTAAGGTAACAAGAGCTAGCTTGGTTTGACTCGTTAGTGAACCGAGTGAAAGAAGGCACAACTCGTTAAGGTAACGAGAGCTGATTTGGTTTGGCTCGTTAGGAAAACGAGTGAAAGAACAAGCTCCAATCGACATATTTATAAGCTCGAGCTGACTCATTTAGCTTGCGATCCaaaaaacaatatatatatatatatataacaatatAATTAATTAATAGTTAATTCTAGACCAAGTTGACACTAAAAAAGTAATAATATTTACAATTTCATATAGCACATCAATATAACACCGATTTAACAAAGTTCAATCACTTATTAGTTCATCTAATATAAATACGGACTTTGTTTTTTAATAAATAATTGCTCGTTAGAGCTAACGAGCTGACTCATTGATAAACCGAGCTAatatgctagctcaacctgataaaATTGAAATGAACCGAGTTAGTTAAGTCGAGTTAAGCTAGCCATGAACCGAGTAAGTTAACAAGCCACAAGTATTTTGTACTCTAAAGTTTGCACAGATTGAGCAGTTTCGTCTGATTTACTATGGGTGTGTGTTTCATTCCATTTGATTGGTTTACGTCGTCATTTAATCGTGAGAGTGGCCAAAAGGGGACATCCGAAGATTCTTGCAAGGAAAGGCGGAACCAAAGAAAAACTTCCTTTGATCGGAAGGAGATGGCGCAAGAAGCGCGGATGGAGCTGTTGGCCCTTTACTTACCTTGTCGAGCAGGAGGCATGTCCAGgccagagccctgctgctccggcGGCAGGGGCGCGCGCCGCCGACGCGGCCGAGGTAGAGGCACTTGAGCAGCTGCAGCAGGTGGTAGCCCGCCGCTGCCGCGGCCGCCATGGCCAGCACCCTGCGGCAGGGCAGAGAGGTTAGAATCCATGCGATGCGCACGGACACAGCAGCAGCGCCGGTGATCCGGAAAGCTGTTAGTACTAGTTACCAGAGGGCCTGGACGTCCTTGACGGTGGCCTTCTTCCTGACGAGCAGCACCGTCTCCGTCTGCGTGCTGAGCCCCACCAGCAGCGCGGCCGCCGCGGCCAGCGCCGCGCACGCGCCCCGCAGGAGGCCCTCGGCCTTCACCTCCGACACCCTCGCCGCGGCCGCCATCGCTCTGCTACCAGTAGCTGCGACTGCAAGCCCTTGCCACGATCGATTCCCCTGCGGCTGCAGGCAGGCGCGAGGCGCGTGAAGAACGCTGGCTAGCGCTTGTGACCAGTcgtgggcgtgggcgtgggcgtgggcgcgcgcgggACGTGCCGAGCGAGAGCGGGCACCCAGTGGTTTTCGGCGGCGTTTCCCCCACGCGACGCGACCCCTGCAGGCGAGTCCGGATCCACCTCCGGTCTTATAGCCAGGCAAACCTGGGCACGGTCGGCGTCGCACGGTTGATGGGATCCAAAAGGACATGCGGCGAGCTGGCGGCAGTTAAATGGGATGGGATTATGGGAATATGGGATCCCAGAAGGACACGGCTAGTACAGTAGTAGTAGGAGTGCCGTTTTTACGGCAGGGGACAGACTAGCCGTGTCGTGTGACTGTAAGTAAACATGGGGCCTATTGCTGCCATATGGCATCCAGCAGGCACTCGAACCCACCGCACGTACCGGTACAGAGTTCACGTGCATCAGTGTACTAGGAAACGTGCGGAGCCATCAATCGTCGTCTTCAGTTGCAACGGTGGAGCGGAGGCAGGCAGCTAGAGCGGATCGGAATCTCGGAGGCTAGTATAGCAAATGCAGGCTGCTCCAACGCAACGCAGTGCAACTGCCCGGAGCACGACGTTTTGCTGTAGGATAGCGCACTGTGCAAGTCCGCCTCGATCCCGTGCTGCGTTCCGTCGCCTTCGCCTTTGCCATTGGCACAGGACGTTTCCTTCTCCGACAGCTCGCCGGAAAGGTCTAATCCGCCGGACGCAGCCGTCCGCAGAGCACCATAACCTGTCTGTCACTTCACCCGAATCATATAATCTTGGCCTACGCCACGCCAGCCGAGTTCTTGGGCTTTTGAGGTCTAGTCTGATAGTCTCCACTCTCTAGGACAAGGGCGGTAAGGTTTCCTGGTTTCCTGCGCGAATCAGACGAGGCTCGTGGTGGTGCCAGAATCGTTTCGTGCAACATCTCAATTCTCAAGCGACGCCTTACCATTAACAACCACAATGCAGGCTCAATTTATTTTGAGCGGCCTGGTTAAGAGTCGTTGCAGATAGTTTTTTCTCTAAGGACTAGTTTGGTGGACCGATCTATTTAATAGTGTTGTGGCTCAAGCTGACACTATTCAAAACGGGCTCGTACCGGTCTGACACGAGAGCCGTGTCGTGTCTAGGCTGTCACCTTGGCCCGTAGTACTGATCTAATCCGACACTATTATatttttgtttttgtattaacaaCATTTATATATTTACATTACCTATTCGACTTACAATATAATTGAATTCCAGTTCGATTGGTTAGTAGAGTGCGACATCCTCCATTACGAAATTTGTGGCTTTAGCTTCTAATTGTATTTCTGCGTAGACTACATTTGGTACAAAAGTTAAGACTTTACAATGGTTACAATGCGTCGTGGCCTGGCCCGTGGTCGCACGACCGTATGAGTTCGGCGGCCTTGGAGTATTGGATTTGCGCCTCATGGGCTTGGCTCTTCAGGTTCGATGGCTTTGGCTTCAACGCAATCCCGCGGACGATGGCCGGGCCTGGACGGAGCTACCTCTGAAGGTCGCCCCAGAAGTCCGGTGCCTGTTCCATGCGTCTGCGAACTTTGAGGTCGGCAACGGGCAGCGGACGTTGTTCTGGAAGGACAGGTGGGTCGCCGGTTCGTCGGTCGAAGACATCACTCCTGCGCTGATTGGCCTCGTGGCCAAACAGACAAGATCGTCACAGTCCGTAGTCGTGGCCTTGCAAGGGAATCAATGGATCAGAGAACTGAGGGGAGGATTTTCGGTTCAGGCGATCTCTCAATACCTGAAGCTGTGGGACGCTGTGCGAGAGATCAACCTTTCTCCTTCGACCCCGGACAGGTTGTTGTGGCGTTGGTCGTCTGACGGCCATTTCAGTGTGCGATCGGCGTACCAGCTGCTCCATGAAGGCTCTCTCCACCTACCCGAGATCGCGATCGTGTGGAAGACGTGGGCGCCGTTGAGGGTCAAAATCTTCTTGTGGCTTGCCTGGCGGAGGCGGCTCTGGACCGCAGACAGGCGACGGCGTCACGGACTCGATGCGAGAACCACTTGCTACCTCTGCAATACAGCGGAAGAAACTTGCGACCATCTACTGGCCACTTGCAGCTTCTCCCTTCGAGTTTGGGATGGCATTTTGTCGCAATTGGGGCTTCACAGACCGTCGCTAACGGACTACAGTTCAGTCCTTGGTTGGTGGCAAAGAGTGCGGGAGCTGTGGCCACCGGGCGCCAGGAAGGGCGGTGATTCTCTCTTTGCGTTGGTGACTTGGGAAGTTTGGAAAGAGAGAAATGCAAGGTGCTTCCGGAGTGAGGCATCCTCAGTTGACGCCGTAGTTTCTTCCGCTCTTGGTGTTGCTAGCGAGTGGGTGAGAGCGGGCGCGAAAGCCCTTGGTTGTATTCTGAGCGAGTAGTCGACTCTGTGTTGAGCTGGTTGGCCAGCTCTTGTTTTTGTATTTGTGTTCGCACTCTTCTTCTATTAACAaagatgcgcagctctcctgcgtattcgACAAAAAAACAATCTCTCGTATTCACATGTTTTGTGTCACGCTATAATCTCTGATAAAATTGATCAAATACAAGTTTAATTTAGTTGTCTTTGGCATGATGAGTGATTGTTGTATAGATGtcacattagattagatgggatctagattagactgGATATGACTAAGTCTCACTAGATTAGATTACAAATTATGGTTATCCATCTAGGCTAGGATAAGTAGATTCATTAGGATAAGATGGAATCTATTAAATTTAAGATATAATCTTTTAAGATAAATGGACCTTACCAAACGAATCTGTTTTTTATGGAGGGGGTAACCTATCTTTCTAATTGTATTTTTATGTATGTATATATTTAGATGCAATCATGGATATTACTCAATAGCCCATcatactcaatcaaagaaccaaattaAATATGTATCATAAGAACGAGCATTCAACTGCAGAAATACCTATAtataaaaaatagttttttttCTAAGGTTAGGTGTCATATTCCTAAGAGTCACTTTACATACAGGATTTCAAGGTGTAAAATTATGTTTGTCATTAGAAGAGgaaagataagaatgatcagagtaaaaCAACAATAGATGAGGAAAGATTAAGGaatgtttagaaagaatcagagtagcaaaagtAAATAGCTAAGGTTTGTCTAGGactatctaggttacgtcctacagtcaacaattgctctgataccacttctgtcacaccccggatttaagggcaaacctgGATGCGCCTCAAATGTGtgttaggatcaagtctcacacatatgatgactcatagtACAAAAATCAATGtcatatctttattatataacaGGGGTTCTATATAAAAATAGTTGAATAGATTATATCACATGATGACAATGATCCTCCTCAACCAAAGTTGACAAGGAGCAATGACCTAGACCTCTCTGAACTCATGTTTATCATGATCCTCCTCTGGATGCACCGACTCTTAACTTGTGTTGGGAGTTTAGCAAAGGAGAGCTCTCATACGGTCATCGcttaacaagttgtggagaataatatGCATGATCTCACTTACGATGGGGGCTCATGTGCAGTGTAAGGGTTACCAAGAAAAATGGTTAagattgagcattgcttttagagatgttggccaaaattttattagcaactactaagtataagtgtataccaacctgttggggacttgttctcaaatgctaagaattaagaacaaggcaacataaaaagtgttaagtgttaaagtccttcgtccttcgaagcattatgtcccttcgggaaataatgagtttcggacgaaggtcataagagacataccttcgtaaacataacaagtaatgacgaaggattcatataaagcatgaaatataatataagcatcatcatagaatcatttctattttattaacatggaaaaatagaaatgatttcaaattacaaatgtaccttcggtcctgagagaagataaaaagtacaagcgtgacgcaaaagcaaatgccaagtcagcgtgaacagtacgggagtactgttcatctatttatagacgcgggacgcagcccacgtaaaattacatccatgtccattacatttgttaacggcttatggaaatctgtcgaggcccccgaagtcttttcatctttaagtcggttcccccttctgccatcgcgccgaagcttccctgcgcacagcttcggctgcactcgaccttcgtctggttcaggcttcgtcctggccgtgctccatattcataattctggattcgaaaatacctgttcacataatccactcggaaaacattgtcaaatcatgtttttgaggaccttcggaggacgaaggcccccaacagtagcccctcgcaatattaatttgtaaataataaattcagattgcgatatggacgaaggccttgagccgaaggtccgaaaaaacaccttccctttgctagaatagcaacatccactgacaagcggggcctttcaatTTTCACCGCCCTagacgtataaataagatcacatcGCGAACTCATTTGGTACGCACACTAGCCTTCTGCTTCGACCCActtaaaatttttagctcttgcactaagatttgttggtctttttgattttgaagcttcggcctcgggaacaattttttagcgtttccgaagatgtctgaaggcaagaagatccctgctgagacgaagctgagtcttgaggaggagaagaatctggggttcattatggcgatggcggagaccaatacagagaaaatcaccaaggaaattctTGAAGGTCTGTCCGAAGACACTGATGACAGCGACCGTTTTGATGTAGAAAGTAgcggggaagaggccgaagatcgaccgtggcgaccaagtcacgcggTTTTCGGAAAAACgaccatcaagcagagtcacattgataatatgagggggcgatatttccgagacatatctattgtgagagctgatgctggggaaaaaacttctcccacccccgaagaagatgaagttgtaatcttccgaagcttcctcaaggctgggcttcgtttCCCCTTGAGCGACTTTGTTattgaggtactgaaaacatttcaaatcttcctgcatcaaattactcccgaagccatcataagaatgggagtgtttgtctgggctgcaagaagccaaggtttggaaccagacgctaaaagcttctgcaatattcatgagttatt
It encodes:
- the LOC100284498 gene encoding CASP-like protein 2C3 isoform X1 encodes the protein MAAAARVSEVKAEGLLRGACAALAAAAALLVGLSTQTETVLLVRKKATVKDVQALWVLAMAAAAAAGYHLLQLLKCLYLGRVGGARPCRRSSRALAWTCLLLDKACVVALDGAHAVQWTKLCNIYTRFCEQVAGSLVLGMLAAVGTAVLSAASARNVFRHYSSLETYAAH
- the LOC100284498 gene encoding CASP-like protein 2C3, with product MAAAARVSEVKAEGLLRGACAALAAAAALLVGLSTQTETVLLVRKKATVKDVQALWVLAMAAAAAAGYHLLQLLKCLYLGRVGGARPCRRSSRALAWTCLLLDKACAYTTFATTVAAAQACVVALDGAHAVQWTKLCNIYTRFCEQVAGSLVLGMLAAVGTAVLSAASARNVFRHYSSLETYAAH